The Bactrocera dorsalis isolate Fly_Bdor chromosome 2, ASM2337382v1, whole genome shotgun sequence region gccacCAACGAACAGTGACGAAATTAAAAACGAGTCAAATGAGGAGCTTGATGCCTcaacacaacaaaagcaaaatggtGATAGTAGTAATACCGCTGAAGTGTCCTTTGCCGCCGAGGCGGAAGAAGATCCCGTGGACGATACCGATCAGTTAAGtgataatgatgatgatgtCGTGACAGGGCAATTTGTGGATCTGAAGAAATCGCTCGACGCGTCAGCGGATGATGACAGAGAATTGGAAACGGCCGCGTCGGCAGCCTCAGCGCTGGGTGGCATGCCAACAACGACGGCACGCGAGATGGCGCTTGTtagtgaataattttatttttttaattatacattaatatatcaagctacaaacatacatacatatatttaagtatgcGTTTTTTTAGTCAGCGAATTACAAACAAACAATAGATTTGATAAACTTGAACGTTGCTATGAATGCTTCAAAGCCTTactaatataaaagaaaattaaaaaaaaaaacaaaaaacattcgaGGAGAgtgtttaaagttttttgaaTGCATTGGATTAATTGTGTGTGCAAAATGCAGTCAACGCTGTGAACGAGTGAATCGCTGACATTCGGGCGAATGGAACGGAGCTTCCAAAAGGCTGCATGTTGACGCATAGTcagacacatgcacacacacacattaaacAGCGGCAAGGCAAGTGTAATAATCAAGGTTTTTTGATAGAGCTCTGCGAACctcttatatttatatgatgaagaaaaattagtgtttttttaaacttaagtAGAAATTATTGCAAAACTACAAAGCAAGcaacataaaacaaaacaaacacaaaactgCTTGTAcgataaaaagtcaataaaGAGAATTATGATACTTCTATGATGCAGATAACGGTTAAATTATTAGTTGCTATCAGTTGTAAGTAAACATGCGCCTTAATTGGACACGAAAGCCagacaaaagaaaatttgtaactAACAAAAGCTTCccacatacaaaatacatacacatacaaatatacatactaacatacatacatatatacatacaaactagtttgcaaaacatacaaacataaataaaatcgtaaaaagctaataaaaacaaaattaccaACAAcctatataataaacaaaataacaaacaaaaaaatattaaaaaccattTAATTGCAAACAATTACCGAAACAAAGATTTCATACCAATTAAAGCAGCAGCTTAACCACCATACAAATAAAATGTAGTTTTAGTAGCGGAAGTGAAAACCAATGCAAAATGCGGAAACAAAGTGCAGAGAAAGCGTCCGTACGCTTATTATGTAATGTAATAGTTGGAAGGAAtgttatgtatgtttttattacaataaaacaaacaagaaaaatgaaaataaaaaataaaacaaaaatatgatggtactttttatataaaatattactattaaactattattattattaatattattatgtactGCTAATTCAATTATGATTactatcattattattatatgtaattattaattaatgtaattatGATTACtgctattataattataaagttcaataaaaagaaaagaagttttaaaaaattgaattactgATCTATGTAAGCGAATACTATTAATAATAcataattaaaatgcaaacaaaaacaaaactcaaaacaaacaaatattgtatttgaataaaaatttgaaaataaacaaaaaacacttgAGAAAATAGTAGTGAATTGTAGTATTTGCGCGTGGtgcataaaaaaacttaaagcaaCAAAAGGaaacaaataaatgcatatatttcctTTGCAAAAATCGtggaaatataaatttctttgcTTCAGCTAAACATTAAAAGGGTTATGTTTCAGAAAATGCTTTGAGTTGttggttttatatacatatgtagataaaaacaatattttcgtaGTAATTCTATATTGTTTCTTAAACGTGTTATTATTcgcatttcttcttctttactggcgtagacaccgcataCGCGGTCAtcgccgagttaacaacagcgcgccagttgtttcttctatTCGCAATTTGGCACCAATCCGAGATCTGATCGCTCCAACGTAGTGGAGGtcctttccccggcgggtactgcgttgaatactataagaactggagtgttttcaccaaaggaccataaatctttcgcagagtTCATAATAGGTTTCGTTGTTTTAAGCGTCTAATTTATCTGTCAATACAAAGACGCACAACACCCAAAGAAAGAGTTTGCCAAAAATGTAGTTTCCTCATAAAAAAGCACATGTCCATGTGATCAGATTCATAAACTTTAAATTGACTGTCTTCTCTTTACCACGCACTAATGCATCTTTGGCAGCTATGTTCCTCTTTTGATAAAAGTTGATAATCAATCACAAAGATatacttaaatttgtttttcaattagtaatatttataataatttttttttgtttaggacTTGTGTCCACCAACggtctttttaaaataaatatttaaattcaccTCAATTCAGCGCGCGATATTAACCAAAGGAAAAGTGGTTAATGCATTATTGTCATTAAGGATGCcacaaaatcaataatttttcacaGTTGTGTAAAGCATAAACCACATTTTCAGAaagatatataattttaatacgcaaataatttttgcaaaagttaataaaatatcttaacgtatttattagaataaatgCTGTACTATAGAAGAATTTCTCAAACCatacaatttttagaaatgGTTGTCACCCTGTGTGATGTAGCACACGTTTTCGACATTGAAGAAATCAAAACAATATCACCGGGTTATAGTCAACTAATCAGCACGTTTAGCCTTTAATTGCAAGAAGAGTATTTTGAGATATTGAAGCCATGTATTCATtcgaaattaaagaaattccCGGCAAGGTGTGTAATTTACgaccaaattttaattttttctagcaTTGAGCATAGTCTTCGGAAGTGAAATTTTGTCGTAAAGATCACGCGTTCAAAGGCGAAGTTTGTATACAAAGCGttttcaaaactgaaacttcCTCACTAGAAAAAATTTCGACAGAATGTGTATAtgaatgtgttgtttttgtctgtaaataattttttcatttagggACGGTCTATGATCTCGACAAAAGCGTTTGCTATAGGTGAAACTATATTCGAGGAGGAGCCCTTTGTATCACGACAGTTCTCTTGGAATGCTGCTTATGGGTATAAAGCTTGTGATCACTGTATGCGACCTTTAGAAACAGTTGTAGAAAATGTGCGTCGCTTGGCGAATAACAATGCATTAGTAGTGCCTTTGCCAGAATACGATCCAACAACACCATGGTTGCAACAATTTACACAATGTCCCAATTGTAAAGTTCGGTACTGTTCCGAGGATTGTCGTATGGAggctttaaataaatatcatcGTATAGCTTGTATGGGTGCTTTTCATACAGACGACACACACCCAATAAATGCATTGAATGAAATATGGAAGTAGGTGTAAACAAATAACTTGCGCattacttttttcaacaatttcgaTACTTTCAGGAAAATGCATTATCCGCCGGAAACTGGTACAATTATGTTAATTGTTCGTTTAATGGCCATGTATAAGCAAAGTAATAACAAAGAACAGTTTCTCCAGTCACTTCAATCCTTCCAATCGCTAATAGTGAATacagaacaaaaaatatatcacaaaatgTTGGGTGAACACTTTGAACAACAAATGGAACAACTTTTTGTAGCATTTTGTAGAGCATTTGCGGACGAGGAATTAGCTGCTGTAAGTGTAATGTTCCCGAAAATTGTTGAACATATTTTCAAGTGTTTGCATTTAGTTTACCAACGCGGAGGCTTTTAAGGCATTAATGGGTATGATTGGCACAAACAGTCAGGGCATTGCGACGAGTCCGCTGGCGGAATGGGTGAAAAAAGTAAGCGATTTACCAATGCCTGAAGGAGATAAGACAAAACTTGACGAATATATTGATGATATTTACAATAAAGTGGGAGAATGTAAGTTAACAACAATTATGTACTTCATAGGTAAATTTCGTATTAATATTTCacacgtgtacatatgtattcgttAAAGTCGCGGGCGAATTTCTGAACACAGAGGGTGCTGGACTTTATTTACTTCAAAGCAAGATTAACCACAGTTGTGTACCAAACGCTCATTCGACATTTCCTTATTCAAACGACATAGTTGTGCTGAAGGCGGTAGCACCTATACAAGTTGGTGAAGAAATCTGCATATCTTACTTGGATGAGTGCCAGTTGGAACGCAGCAGACATTCGagacaaaaagtaaataaatttgtgtaatTAAGTGTTTAACTCCCTAAGCTATAATCAAAATGCCTTTGTAGATTCTTaaagaaaactatatttttgtatgcCAATGTCCTAAATGTCAATCACAAGCTACCGACCCCGATGAAACAAGCGAAGATGAGGATGACGATATGGATATGGACGATGACGATGCGGATATGTCGGATTAAATACacatttgttttatacatttcgtatgtatatacatattattgtaAGAATTGAACTTGCATTAAAATTGATCATATGTACATTGAATTTTGTTCACAATTTACATAAATGTTTGTTATAAGCGAATTAAACAGTAAAATTACACTAAAATATGTGTTAAACTTCTTTGAAATATCTATTAAGCACTCGAAACAGGTGTCAAATTAATTAGATTATTGCTACTTTCAGCCAGCTCTGCTATAGACACTCGCCCTCGCTGTCTTATGAATTTTGCTACTTCAAGTAATTCTTCTTGCGATACGTAAATGAACTTTCCACGATCGTCGATCACACCCGTTAATGTACCATTCGCTTGCAAGTCCTGTATACGATCGATCACTTgttgagtttttaatttaaattccatAGCCAAATCCTCCAAAACAATTACTTTGTTAtctttaatatattgtataaaatctTGTAAAAGTTGCTCTTTTTCTGCATCCTCGGCTTCCTCATaaccttcctcttcaattttGAATGCTTCCTTCATTTTTAAGTACTCCTCATGCTCCTTGCGTTCACGTTCTTCGCGTGCCAAACGCTCTGCTTCTGCTGCTTTACGTTCCGCTTCCTCCTCACGTTCTTCCTGTTGTTTTCGTTCTGCTTCGAGTTTAGCTTCCTTGACTTTACGCTCCTCACGCTGTTTTAGCTCTTGCTCTCGCATTATTCGTTTTTGTTCTTTTGCTTCCATTTTGGCACGTTTCTTGGCGCCCATTTTCTCATCCAAGACCGGACCGGACGGAGTTTCATCATCATCCCCATCTTCGTCGTTGTCGTTTGCTTCTAAGGCATTATCTAAAGCAGCGGCCTGATCTGCGGCTGCAGCTGCTGCAGCGTTTTGACGCAAACGGTTACGCTGGTTTCGAGCTATCTGGGCACGTCTTGGAATACCCTCTTGGGCTCTAACCGGAACTCCTCGCTGTGCTGGCTTATCTGCTTTGTCTGCGAAAGTTTATGAATTTTAACCAATGTAATAATGATTTTTATGTTCCATCACATACCTCCTGTTAATTTTCTTTGGAAAAGCAACAATCCAATTAGTATTACCAGCAACGCTGTTGCTATACCTATTAACAAGGTTaaatccatatttctttaaatattaaaaatatatatgcaattGATTTGCCTACACAGcaatttaactattttgtttttgtaattatactTTAAACGTCAACAAATCACGAAAACTGACATCAAAGCAAAATTAGCAAAAGGCTGCCAActttagttatattttaaaGGCGGAACCTTAATTAGCTGAATTaacaatttaatcaaaaaaattagtaatttgtACCATTAGAACAAGAAGTGAAATGTTCTAGTGGTAATTAATcaaatttatcaaatatattttgcttgGAATAATATTCGATTAAAAAGACTACTTGCCATCACCCTGTAAGCAATATTGATTCAAAAACGAACAGAACAACATATGtaaggaaaataattaaatgtcaGATTTTTCTACATTGGCATACGTGTCGGGGTGATATAAACGAATTTAGAAATTAATATTCTTTCACTTAGTTACACAGGATTTAACCACTATAATAAGGATAATCATGAGTAAATGTTTAGTTACCTCAATTGTACTGCTTTGTGTTCTACAAACAACATTTGGCCTTTACTTCCACATAGCAGAAACAGAGCGAAAATGTTTTATAGAAGAAGTTCCTGACGAGACAACCGTCATCGGTAAGCCATCTTCATATTTTGTACAAAGCATTTGCGAAATATTTCACTAAACAATTTGCTTTTAACTACTCATATTTTATAGTGAACTACAAAGTGGAACTATACGACCCGCGTTCTAATGGTTTTATGCCCTCCTCTCCCGGTATTGGCATGCATGTGGAAGTACGTGATAGCGACGATAAAGTTATACTCTCACGCGTTTATAGTTCTGAAGGTCGCATCTCCTTTACTTCACATATACCCGGTGAACATGTAATTTGCATGTATTCGAATAGCACAGCTTGGTTTAGTGGTGCACAATTGCGTGTCCATTTGGATATACAGGTGGGCGAGCACGCCATCGATTACGCGAATGTCGCTCAAAAAGAGAAATTGACTGAATTACAATTGCGCATACGTCAATTACTTGATCAAGTGGATCAAATCACCAAAGAGCAGAACTATCAACGTTATAGGGAGGAGCGTTTCCGTCATACAAGTGAAAGCACCAACTCGCGCGTTTTATGGTGGTCATTGGCACAAACTTTTGTTTTGGTCTGTATGGGATTCTGGCAGATGCGACACTTAAAGAGCTTCTTCGAGGCGAAGAAACTAGTGTAAAGATTTATAACCAACGAATATGCGGGTGGATACGAAGACAGTACGAAGGCGA contains the following coding sequences:
- the LOC105226074 gene encoding histone-lysine N-trimethyltransferase SMYD5 encodes the protein MYSFEIKEIPGKGRSMISTKAFAIGETIFEEEPFVSRQFSWNAAYGYKACDHCMRPLETVVENVRRLANNNALVVPLPEYDPTTPWLQQFTQCPNCKVRYCSEDCRMEALNKYHRIACMGAFHTDDTHPINALNEIWKKMHYPPETGTIMLIVRLMAMYKQSNNKEQFLQSLQSFQSLIVNTEQKIYHKMLGEHFEQQMEQLFVAFCRAFADEELAAFTNAEAFKALMGMIGTNSQGIATSPLAEWVKKVSDLPMPEGDKTKLDEYIDDIYNKVGEFAGEFLNTEGAGLYLLQSKINHSCVPNAHSTFPYSNDIVVLKAVAPIQVGEEICISYLDECQLERSRHSRQKILKENYIFVCQCPKCQSQATDPDETSEDEDDDMDMDDDDADMSD
- the LOC105226073 gene encoding transmembrane emp24 domain-containing protein eca, which gives rise to MSKCLVTSIVLLCVLQTTFGLYFHIAETERKCFIEEVPDETTVIVNYKVELYDPRSNGFMPSSPGIGMHVEVRDSDDKVILSRVYSSEGRISFTSHIPGEHVICMYSNSTAWFSGAQLRVHLDIQVGEHAIDYANVAQKEKLTELQLRIRQLLDQVDQITKEQNYQRYREERFRHTSESTNSRVLWWSLAQTFVLVCMGFWQMRHLKSFFEAKKLV
- the LOC105226075 gene encoding DDRGK domain-containing protein 1, coding for MDLTLLIGIATALLVILIGLLLFQRKLTGDKADKPAQRGVPVRAQEGIPRRAQIARNQRNRLRQNAAAAAAADQAAALDNALEANDNDEDGDDDETPSGPVLDEKMGAKKRAKMEAKEQKRIMREQELKQREERKVKEAKLEAERKQQEEREEEAERKAAEAERLAREERERKEHEEYLKMKEAFKIEEEGYEEAEDAEKEQLLQDFIQYIKDNKVIVLEDLAMEFKLKTQQVIDRIQDLQANGTLTGVIDDRGKFIYVSQEELLEVAKFIRQRGRVSIAELAESSNNLINLTPVSSA